The genomic interval ACGTCTAGTCACGAACTCGACAAGTATAACTTATTCCTCCAATAATGTCAAATTTGAAAGATCTCCGGTCACGTTAGACGCCAGGGTTGCATAGCCTGTCAAGGAACAACACTACCCCTTGTCAGTATAATTGCCTCAATTCTAGACCACAACACGTGCAGCTTCCAGGATTCCTGTCCAACCATGAGCCCAGGCTCTTTAAAGATCTGAGTAAGCAGCCTTGAAAGATCGTCGTGGGTTGGTTGTAATCATCAGACGAAACTGTCGCTTTGGTTTTCCCTTCTCCTTCCCTCAAAGCCTCGGCTCGGGACCAAGTGGTGACCACGTTTCTAGCGTCGAAGTCTCTTCTTCGAGAAAGAAATCACTCCGCAAAGTACATGGCAGTCAACCTCATTCTTCCGCCATCGAGATTGAAGTTATTTGCAGGACGATACGCTACTTACCAAACCCACAGCCGGCTCCGAGCCTCGACCTTCTCCCTCTCTGTTTTTCTCCATCCAACTCCAACATGTCCAAATCTTATCCCGGCATTTCAGCTCTGAACGACGCAAACTCACTTCATCCTGCTCAAACTCTCTTCCAGAAAAGCCTAGACCAACTCAAGCAGAATACCCTCCACTCACACCGCACGGTATCCCAATCCCCCTTTCTCACCACCATCGGGAAAGCCAATCCCCAATCCCCAATCCAAAAGTAAGAACCCCCGAATTCCGATCCCGCCGTCCGCACGAGCGTTCCCGTCAATGCCATTAACAACATTTGTCTCTCCCTTCCTCTCCCCAAACTCAGAGGGCCCTTCTTCCTACCACAATGATAATTCCAAAAGCAACCTTCGCTACTTTCACTCGGAAATGCGTACCTGCTACGACAGATACTTTTTCCAAACATGAACCTTGTCAAACCAAATATCCTTCAGCTTTTCGCAAATCGATCCTTTCAATATTTCCTGAATTCTCAAAACTCCGTGTCCGCGGTGAGGTCACACTCCCACCCGCTCATGAAACAAacgccaccccccccccatcAGCTGAAAAAGACGTTTGCCTCTCCTCCAACATGGGCAGGATAACGTTAAAGTTCCGGCTACGGTTTCGCTTGCCGCTGGTCAATAAAGATAGTCGTCACGCTGGTAACTTCGTTCATATACATGCCCTCTACCCTCCAAACACGGGACCAGGATCCTATGGCTCTCAAGGGACCCCTTCCCAAATAATCCCCCGTCCATGACGACATCTCACTCATGGCTCATAGGATTCGCAGCCAAACGAATTCGAACGTAGGCTTTTAAAGTGATTACCGGAATCCCCTTGTTCCCCCTTCGATCCCCCATTGTCAGACTCTCGATTGATGGACGGCGCTTTCCGGTAACCTCCTAAATGCCAATCGACTTGACTTTCCTCCACGTGCCCCGAGGAAAAGACCACCAATCGATCTTCGTCCctcgcccccttttttcgCAACCCCCGACCCCTTGAAGAAACCCAAACCACGGCAGTCCTCAGCGCCCCCTTTTCAATCGTTTACCCTGTCTCCTACGGGGGTCCCGCCGCAATCTCTAATACCAATAGCCGTCGGTGAGAAATTACATGCACCGATGGGTCGGGACTGGGCCGATTTCACATAGCTTATAGAGTTCTTGGTGTGGCGAGAAGCACCTCGATTAGGAGAAAAGCCAAGTAATTCAATAGCTGGTCCTGCTGAACTGGTCTGATAGGTGCCATGCCAAGCTGGGTTCAATGTAGAGCACCCTTCAGCGGGTGGTTGATGTTATATGCAAGTGATCAAGCTACGTTCAATGTGAAGTCCGCTGAAAACAACATGATAATAACCGAGTGCCATCGGGCGAGATCATGAAGCATCACCATTACTTAAGAGAATCGTGTGCATGATGTAAGGTGTTTGTCTTCAAGTCCAGTACATATCCAGGGAATCAATATTCACACAGAGCAGTAGACGTAGAGTCCAGGTATATATcccaaaagaaaaaaaaagacaacAAGAACGCCAGACTGTGTTCCTCCTGGTACTGCTCGCATCTAACGAACATACATTCCCCAACCGAAACCCATTCCCCTTCGTGAATGCGCCGACCAATCCTGATGAGGATGCATTGGTAAGTAGTTTTTTAGATGTCGTCTCGATGATCCATAGTCATGATGCAAAAGTAATTCGAATGTGTCCTCTCCAAGTCTTCATCGTCCAAGTTTCTCGTCTGATCATCTCATCTCCTCCAATTTGTGACAGTTCTTTTTCTGTGATATTACAGCATTATTTTCAGTTGATTTGCGGGTGGACACCATCCCTCCGCAAGTTCAAGTTGGGTAGAGCGTCCATTCTTAGTTCGACGGGAGGGCGCTGGATCTCCATACTGCGGCTGGGAGCGCGCCTGCCGCCGGGTGTGCGAGGGTGCGCCACGTTGACGCGCCCTCCACGCTCAGTGATGCGAGCCGGGCCCTCATCCGAGTCAGAGTCTTCCTCGGGTTCGTCGTAGCCGTAGTCAGCGAGACGAGCAAAGTAATCTGCCATGCCGTCGACGCTCGGCGTGCCGACAATGACATCGTACTGAGGTGGGGGCGTCTGCAGCGGAAGCTGATCGTTCTCGGCGGGCGGCGGGGGCGTCTCAGCATCAAACGCAGGCGGGTTGTAGGACGGCACGCGAAGTAGGTGAATGGGTCGGGGATGTACGTCGGCGAGAGGGTCAACCGACGTTTGGGAGTTCGGCGGCGACGACCGGCCGGTACCGCCGGTTGTAGGTTGCGGTGAGGAGGGAAGGTGGGCGGCTTGTGGGGGCGCGGGAAGGTTACCAGGCGCCTCCATTACGGTGAGGGCGCCGGTTGAAAGATTGTTGGGTGAGCCCTCGGATGGACCAGAGATAGTGACAGCATCGGGGCAGCCGCAAGACGTGTGACGGCTTTGATTCAGGCCAACATCGGGGCCTGAGTACTCGGGAAGAGAGGTGTTGGCTTGGGTAGCGCGGCAGTTGAGTACCGTGAACGGTGAGTCGATGCTGATCTCAAAGTGACGGCGTTTGGTACCGGTGGGATCCTCAGGGTCGAGGCGGGAAATCCGCATGACGATCTTAGGATGGCTGTTAGTCGTTGCGAGTAATCAAgtggataaaaaaaagacttaccTTGATCCAGTGGTACACATTGACATTCTTCCAACTGCAATCGGGGTGCAAGCGCATCTCCTTGCTCTTTGCCATGGTCTCACAAGTCGGCAATTGAACGTTCATTTCAATTTCGGTGGACCCCCAGTAACTCTCCAGTCCAAGATCCAAGTCACCCAAGATGTTGTCTACTGGTTCGGGGAGAGGCTCGGGCATGACGCCGTGTCGAGAGGCATCGGCTGCGCGCCGCATGGCTGCAGATTCTCGGGCCTCCCGGCGCTGGCGGGGCGTGAGCTCACCACCATTGAGTACGCGAACATCCGACGACGCATAGGCAGGGTCTAATGGCTTGCCAGCAGTCTTCTCGAGCAGGAGAATCTTCCTACCCGGATCTTTACGGGTAACTCTGCGGTCGTTGGTCCAGTATTCAATCGATTCGGTGACGAAAACCTTGAGTTTGTGAACCTGAACCTTGGCAAGCGGCGTGAGCTTGAAGGCAATCGGGATTTTGGTGCCCAAGGGAAATGATTTGCCCGAAATGATAATGTCGTAGTGGAGTTGATCCTCCCATTGCCTGCTAATTGAGATGGGTTCCGTCATTTCAAGCGAGAGCTGGTCTGGCACGCGGACGATGGCGACTTCCTTGGAACCGTGAAGATTGGGCTTGAAAGCGCCAGCTCGCTCAACGGTTGCCTGCAGCTCCCACTTCACCGAGCCATACTGAAGCTTAGTTGTCTCCAACTGATGGTGGTCGATGGGCAGCTCAAAGGTGTACTCATAAGTACCTGGGTAAAACACCTTGTAACCCTTTGCCTGGTTGCCGCTGGGGTTGTCGCCCTTGCCAAAGCTCCTCGACTGGTTTGACTGTAGAGACAGGCGCTTCAGCTCCTTGGCGGTAAGACCCTGTCGGTTAGGCGGTATTGAGAGTAGCGAGGGCGACATCGAGTTGCGGGGAGAGCTGGAGGCGAGGTTGGTTGAGGAAGAATTCGTGGAGCTGTTCTTCAATGTGTAGACACACTGATTCCCGTACTCGGTCTCCCACCCGTCGTTTACGGCGTTGAAAAATGTCAAAACTTGCGTGCGCAGCGACTCCTCCTCATAGAGGTCGACTTTCAAGGGAGGAATTCCTTCGGGCCATTCAGTGCGAGCCTTTCCCACCAACTTCAAGCTCACACCCTTGATCTTGATGTTTTTCGTGACCTTCAATTGCAGCTTTCCGCGAAGGAGAGCTGTGCCGCCTTGTGAATGTTGTCTGTGGCCGTCGTGGTCGAACCCAGTCAAGAAAATGTTCGGTTCCGCCATCAAGATCGAGCAGCTGACGCCGCTGCCATGGGCGATTGGCTTGGGGATCTCGGTAACCATTGATGTTACGTTGCTCTTTGCGCTCCGTACCGACATCAAGCTGTTTCGCTGCCCGGGTGTGTTGTAAGTAGAGCTCATCAGAGGCGGCCGCAGGGCCTCGCTCATGGCGGCAGATCGTAGCGCCATTGTGTCTTCGTCCGGAACCACCAAATCTACCTCACGATAGGTAGAGAGTCGATTGAGAATGCTCGCGGCTCTGCTGGGGGGTCTCGAAAGCGTGGGCCTGGAGAGTGTGGATGCGCGCGACGTAGAACGACTCGGCACTTGTTTTTGAGAGAGGGAGAAGAACTGCTTGATGCTGAACTTCAATGACGTCTTGCCCAGCGCTGTTGTAGTTGGGGATACTGCTTTTGACGGTTTCCTCCTCTTGACAGGACGTTCTGGTTGTGGCCGTAATTCGTGGGGTACAAAGCCCGAGGGCCACGAAGTGATGTGTATTGATCGCGGTCTTACTTGGCGAGCACGGATGGGCGGCGTTGGTAGGCGATTTTGTTGTGTAGCGGGAGGATCGAGAAGATATCTGGGGCAGTAGTAGACGCCGCCTCGGGTGGATGTGGGAATCCAGTTTTCCGTACGCCGAGATCGCTCCGAATCTGTCATGGTGGCCGGCATTCTTAGACACCACTGGTAGGAAAAAACATGTAGCGTGTGGCCGAGTGACAAAGAGTCCGGAATCACTCAGCCAGAAAGTGGGCGCGGTATGCAGAGTATGTATAAGAAATAGAAGAGAGAGGTTGAAGTTTAAGGTATGGAGTTTTAGAGAGGGCGTGTGCAAGGGAAGTTTCCTACGGTCAGAGACAATAGGAGAGTGGTCTGGGGTACTGGCCAGATTAGGTGCATGAGATGGTTCTATGCGCTGGCAAAAAGCAAGTGAGGGTATCCATAGGAAGAGGAGACGAGGATGTGTAGGTCGGGTCAAGGAGTGTCGGGCATCGAGGCGAGTTAGGGATGATGGGGGTTTGAGGTGGGATGCAGGGTTGCCCGTGATAATGTGCAGCGGTGATGGGACACGGCGCGGTGCGAGCACTTGCTGCACATGGAGAGACAGGCATGGGGCATGAGAAATGCGTCGTCTTGGTCTTGGGAGACAAGACTAACGGCCGGTAAGGCAAGGTAAAGAAAGGCGTATGGAGTATGGAAAGGTACAACGAGATGGAGATGGCGCTAGGCGGGACGGGCAGCCTCAGAATGTGAGGGAAAGGTACTAGAAGGAAAATGCAAGACGTACCGGTTGAGCAGCGTCAGAGTCAGGCGTGCATGCGATCAGTCAGTGACAAGAGCCGGGTGGAGGCTTAGTCACATTCCACCCTCGGACCTCCTGAAGGAAAAGCAAGATCTCTGCGTCTTGTTTGGCGGGAGAAGAAAGTCTAGTTGCTAGGTACAACGGGAAGATCAGTACGGCATGCGGGTGCGGGTGCGGGATAAGGTGCGTGTGAGTGCGTGAGTGTGagtgtgagtgagtgagtgagtgtgtGTGTTTGTACAGGAACAAGTAGCAGCCGTGGTGGGAGGAGGGAGGGAAGAGAGATCAGAAGGAGGGGAGAAAGTGTGGGATAGACGAGAGCAAGGTGGGAACAAGCATCGAAAGTCTCCAATCGAAATTCAATTCTCATCCAGTCCCGGGGCGGCCAGGTCAAGTCGGCAAAGATACCGCAGGACACTCTCACAAGTCCGGACCAGTCAGGCTCCGTCCGTGTTGAATGGATGTCTCACGTTTTACCTTCTGACTGCCTCAGTAGAGTGAAGATGGGGAGCCCCGCGCGCAACGCCACTCGAACTGTTGAAGCCTGAGAGACCTGTGAAGGTACAGAAGGGAGGGGGGTGAGTGAGGATTCCGTGATTGCAGTGACTGGTGGGGGAAAGAGCGATGAGATGGGCCAGAGAATCGATAATCGACGAGTGAGATGTTGACGACAGGGAAGATGTCGACAACGATGAGGGGTGTAGGATGGGGGAAGAAGGGAGAGGCAAGCGAGGGCGAGGCGAAGCGGTTAGAGTCGATGACCCGGGAACTGCCCCTGTTCAGGCGGGGGGAATATGGAGATGTGAAATGGTAGGCGAGAGCTAGAGAGTACCAGCAAGGCGAGCGAACAGCAAGAGAGGTACAGTTGAGCGGAGCGCACGTACGGTGAAGAGAAGTGTGTGAAtatgagagtgagagtgagagtgagagagtgAGAGGCGGAGAGGCGTGGGCAGGCAAGCCGGAAGACCAGGTACGGCAGGGTAAAGCGGTCGCGATGGTTCACTGCTGCGACGGTATCCCAACCTCAAAGTTCTGTATGCCGAATGGAAACAGTGGGAATTGGCTTTGTCGCGCAGCGTATCCAACGAAATAGTGGGATTGGTTGTGACGGTAGACTCAAGCAGCATGCAAGGATGCTGTCTGGCGGGGGAAGAGACTCTGCGACGCGGCCACGGTGAGTGGTGTGCGGTGTGTGCGGTGTGCGCCCTGTGTGTCCCCTCTTCCAAGGATGGGTAACTTGCGAGCTTGATTTGGGGCGGGAGGAGCAGGACGAGGGGGCCAAAGAAGGACGGATGGActtcttttccttcttctGTTTGGCTCTGGCCTTCGCAAGAAAAGACGAAGCGACGGGGGGTATATTATGGGTTGAAATGAGATGGGACGTTTGGGAAGAGGGGAAGAAGGAAAATAGTGAATAAGGTAAAAGAGCAGGGCAGGGGGACGTAGGCAATAGGCATAGCTTACAATGGCGGACGAGGCGGGACGAGATGGAATTGAACGTCTGAGTGGCGTGGGCGATTAGTAGCGAATGTCTACGTAGGTTCTAACTGAAGGTATGTCGAGGTTTGTGGACTATTGCCCTCGGGTATAACGGGAGACGAAGGATAAGACGGGACGCTTGCGGAATTCCAATGCGATAGATGGCTCTGGTAGCTCGCGTGTGTGTGTAGGTAGTTgtaagaggaagaagaatattatttacaGACACCAGGAAAAGGACGGCACGCAGGATGAGCTGAGGTATTCGTAGCGCGGAACCGATGGAAGAGACGGCATTGGCAACCATGAAAGTTGGCGGCATGCGCAACTATTGCCTGCCAGACCTTCCTCGGTACGTATGGTGGTTTGAATCAACTAGGTAAGGTATCCATCCGTAAGTAGGCAGAGCCCGATCCGATCCAGTCCAATCCAGTGAGTGTGTGGGCAATTGGGAGCAGACtttcttcgtcttcttccaAGCATCTGCAGGCCGGCCGGATGTTCAGGAAGTCCTTGCTCAGAGCTTGCGTGAACGGATGATCAACCTATGATGTATTCAAGGCCTTGGTATGACCCTGGTTGCTGCCTCTGAAATTGGGgttttttgtttttttttctttctcttcAAATTTCCAGTGTACGCAGCTGCTCGTTTCCAATAGAAGGGCAAGGGACTTCTGAATTGTGGCTCCGCGCTGGGCCGGGCTCGGCTTTCCTGGCGCCTGGGCGGATACCAATTGTCTGGCGTCCTGCACTTGCAGAGTTGCATCTGCCCATGTCTTGCTGGAGATGCAGGGAGTGGTGCGAAACAGAGAGTGATGACGGTGTCAAAGTGAATGTCTTTCTCCTCTACGTTGTGTGAGTAAGCAGTGGCTGCGCATAGCCGGGGAAGACTGGGAATCCAGCCAAATGCGAGAGAGAAATGCAGATCAGCGTGGCGAGTGGTCGGCGTTGGTGGAGTTTGTATTCGTGGCAGTGTGGCTGGTGCTTgataagagagagagactctACCGAATATTCGACAAACAAATGTGTGAGCAGCCTGCGttctactccgtacacaTGCCAACTATCGGCAACTTGCATGTACATACCATCTTTACCTCCAGTCTGCCGCTTCACCCATAGCTCTTTGGCTCTTTCTCATATTTGACATGAAGCACGACGTATTCGGTACAGACAAGTGTGACAGTCTCGAATCCGTTTGGTCGCTCCCCAGGGCACACCTGGGATGTTGTCGAACCATGCCTTGCCGCCTGCTGTCTATCGGGACTCATTGGCAAGCAAGACCTTGGCAGGTCTATGCGATGAGCCGCGATCCAAGGGCGTAGCCGCAAGCAATATCGGGCAATGATGCGCCGTATCATCCGTTGGCGAGTACATACTTCTCAATGTCGAAAAATAGAGCGATCCTCTTTTCCCCCGGCCGTTATTGTTGATATCCTTCTGGAAGATGAGAAGAAATGCTTCGGTAATCACTACGGTGGGTCAAGCTCGAGCACAGTCGTCACGACGTATCGTGCCGCGGCCACCAAAAGTCTCAATGTGCCGTGTCAGCGCGTCTATTGCGTCCTAGTGCCGTTGTAGTCTCAACTCTGTTCTGCCTCTTTTGACAGATCAACGTGATCTGGCACCAAATCAGTTAGGCGATGAGCAGATCCCCCCGTCTGCCGAGCTTCGGCATACGTGCCGGACTTTTTGCCCGCCAATTGACAAATGATCAAATGTTGGTTACTGAGCAACATTGCCCTGGCCATTTCGCAGATGTAGAACTGAGGCACCAACGAACGGCGAACGACAATTGCCAGAGCAATCCCTTTTTCCGTGTATATCGCGTACGCTGAAATTCAATGATTCCATATCCCAAGACTCGGCCCGCAATTCACAGCTGCGGAGCCACGGAGACGCTGTGTGGTGTTTTCGCAGGTACGAATCCTTTGCCATTGTAGGTAGGGCAATGCCAAAACACGCGACTTGATGGGATGGCTGGACTCTTGGAGGCCTGGCATGAGTATCAAATGTCTCTGACTTTCAATGGATGGCCGCCGCGGCGCCGAGACTTCCAAGAAGTACAAGACCAAACCGCCGTAAACCCTGCGTGCCCTGGCTGTCCTGTGAGATCCCCACGCCACCCTCACTGGTCCTTTAGAGAGTCATGCGCTACACTCTCTTGGAAATCGCCATGTCCGAGTCATCTTGCGAGAATAATGGGTGTCGTCCCACTGAGATGCTTGATGGTCTGAAGGTTTGACACTTGACAGTTCGAAGAGTGTGTGTGAAATGATGGGATGCGGCGAAGGGCAACGCAACACATTACCGCATGCTCAGAGGTTGAAGGCAGGGTAGGTAAGTAGTTGTGACTCTGGAACTTTGATTGTTTGCCTGTGCAC from Colletotrichum lupini chromosome 2, complete sequence carries:
- a CDS encoding arrestin domain-containing protein, whose product is MPATMTDSERSRRTENWIPTSTRGGVYYCPRYLLDPPATQQNRLPTPPIRARQVRPRSIHITSWPSGFVPHELRPQPERPVKRRKPSKAVSPTTTALGKTSLKFSIKQFFSLSQKQVPSRSTSRASTLSRPTLSRPPSRAASILNRLSTYREVDLVVPDEDTMALRSAAMSEALRPPLMSSTYNTPGQRNSLMSVRSAKSNVTSMVTEIPKPIAHGSGVSCSILMAEPNIFLTGFDHDGHRQHSQGGTALLRGKLQLKVTKNIKIKGVSLKLVGKARTEWPEGIPPLKVDLYEEESLRTQVLTFFNAVNDGWETEYGNQCVYTLKNSSTNSSSTNLASSSPRNSMSPSLLSIPPNRQGLTAKELKRLSLQSNQSRSFGKGDNPSGNQAKGYKVFYPGTYEYTFELPIDHHQLETTKLQYGSVKWELQATVERAGAFKPNLHGSKEVAIVRVPDQLSLEMTEPISISRQWEDQLHYDIIISGKSFPLGTKIPIAFKLTPLAKVQVHKLKVFVTESIEYWTNDRRVTRKDPGRKILLLEKTAGKPLDPAYASSDVRVLNGGELTPRQRREARESAAMRRAADASRHGVMPEPLPEPVDNILGDLDLGLESYWGSTEIEMNVQLPTCETMAKSKEMRLHPDCSWKNVNVYHWIKIVMRISRLDPEDPTGTKRRHFEISIDSPFTVLNCRATQANTSLPEYSGPDVGLNQSRHTSCGCPDAVTISGPSEGSPNNLSTGALTVMEAPGNLPAPPQAAHLPSSPQPTTGGTGRSSPPNSQTSVDPLADVHPRPIHLLRVPSYNPPAFDAETPPPPAENDQLPLQTPPPQYDVIVGTPSVDGMADYFARLADYGYDEPEEDSDSDEGPARITERGGRVNVAHPRTPGGRRAPSRSMEIQRPPVELRMDALPNLNLRRDGVHPQIN